Below is a window of Myroides profundi DNA.
CTCTCTGTGCTGTAGTGGACAGATATCTATACAGTCCATACTCTGCTGTACTGCTGTCTTGTCTTCTTCTGTAGGGATGTGGTCAAAATAAGGATATCTACCCATCATAACTACATCTTCTACGTTTAGGGGGATATCTCCATTGTGATGTTGTGAAAACTTAGCTTTGTGTTTAGGTAGTTCTTTCGTACACCATTTAGGGTATTCACATGATTTCAATAGAACCTTGTTTCCCTTTTCGTGTAATTCATCAGCAAGTATACTTAAGAATGTAGACTTACCTGCTCCATTAGGACCTAATATCGCAATAAACTCACCTTCTTTACATTCGAAGTCTATATCGTTGATGATATAATTTCCTTTTGCTAAATAGTTTATTTTAAAAGCTTCAATCATAATTAGAGTGATTTTTTAAACTTGATTAATATAGCAATAAATACTGGTGCTCCCATAATCGAAGTAAGAATACCTATCGGAATCTCTGAAGGAGGCACAAGTGTTCTGCTTATCGTATCTGCAACTAATAATAGTATACTACCACATAGTGTAGACAGGGGTAGAATAAAGTAATAGTTTGATTTAAAAACAAGTCTAAGTATATACGGAACTATTAATCCTACGAATCCTATAGTCCCAGTGAATGCTACTATTGTACCTACCATAAGGGCAGATAATAGTACTATTTTTTTCTTTGTTTTCTCTACTGGTATTCCTAAGTGTGTTGCATCTCGTTCTCCTAGCATCATCGCATTTAAAGCTTTTCCCTTGTTGATTAACAAGGTTATAGATACTAGTATGACTACTGCAAGGATACTAACTTTAGTCCAAGTCGCCCCTGCTAAGCTACCTAAGGTCCAGAATGTTAAGTTTCTCAATTCTTCATCACTTGATAAGTAAGTCAGCAAGCCTGTCGCAGCACCTGTTAGTGATGTAATAGCTACCCCTGATAATAGTAAGACACTGATATTCGTCTTACCTGCGGTGGTAGACATTTTATACACAAAAGTCATCGTGACAATAGCTCCTATAAAGCTCATGATACTCAATAATGAGTAGTGTACAGCTTCTGGGATCAAGGATTTAATATGAGATCCTAAAACAATAGTAACTGCTGCAAATAATACAGAGCCAGCTGTAATACCTATAAGATCAGGTGAGGCAAGGGGATTCTTAAACATCCCTTGAAGAGTTGTTCCGGCAAGAGATAGTCCAGCGCCAGTTAAGATTGCCATTAGAACTCTGGGAAGTCGGACATCA
It encodes the following:
- a CDS encoding heme ABC transporter ATP-binding protein, translating into MIEAFKINYLAKGNYIINDIDFECKEGEFIAILGPNGAGKSTFLSILADELHEKGNKVLLKSCEYPKWCTKELPKHKAKFSQHHNGDIPLNVEDVVMMGRYPYFDHIPTEEDKTAVQQSMDCIDICPLQHREYNHLSGGEKQRVHLARVLSQLNNNVENKLLFLDEPLNNLDVLHQHRIMDIIKEFTSKGNTAIVVIHDLNLAAQYADKILLLQKGKKVIYDTPAEVLTQEIISEVYNFPCVVTKNPVSNNPLIIFGI
- a CDS encoding FecCD family ABC transporter permease; this encodes MKTKLSFYAIVLSVILIVIAIASIFIGVYQFESGSLQTLYQILFTKQEVNPSDYYVFFDVRLPRVLMAILTGAGLSLAGTTLQGMFKNPLASPDLIGITAGSVLFAAVTIVLGSHIKSLIPEAVHYSLLSIMSFIGAIVTMTFVYKMSTTAGKTNISVLLLSGVAITSLTGAATGLLTYLSSDEELRNLTFWTLGSLAGATWTKVSILAVVILVSITLLINKGKALNAMMLGERDATHLGIPVEKTKKKIVLLSALMVGTIVAFTGTIGFVGLIVPYILRLVFKSNYYFILPLSTLCGSILLLVADTISRTLVPPSEIPIGILTSIMGAPVFIAILIKFKKSL